The Thermanaerovibrio acidaminovorans DSM 6589 genome contains a region encoding:
- a CDS encoding V-type ATP synthase subunit F, translated as MRAFLVSDNHDSLVAMRLAGIEGVVVHGREATEEAIDRVIREMRDVGILLVTELAAKAAPEKVRQLRQSGELPLLVEIPDRHGTRRGEDFLTRYVQEAIGVNMG; from the coding sequence ATGAGGGCGTTCCTGGTGAGCGACAACCACGACTCCCTGGTGGCCATGAGGCTGGCGGGCATCGAGGGGGTGGTGGTGCACGGCCGGGAGGCCACCGAGGAGGCCATCGACCGGGTGATCCGGGAGATGAGGGACGTGGGGATACTCCTGGTGACCGAGCTGGCCGCCAAGGCGGCGCCGGAGAAGGTGAGGCAGCTCAGGCAGAGCGGGGAGCTACCCCTGCTGGTGGAGATACCGGACCGGCACGGTACCAGGCGGGGGGAGGACTTCCTGACCCGCTACGTTCAGGAAGCCATAGGGGTGAATATGGGATGA